The genomic interval CCGTAGGGATTTTTCAGTTTCCGCACCAGCAGGTGGAACGGTCGGCCATCGGGGAAATACTGGGCCACATCGCCAGCCATCGTCGTCAACCATAATTCCCCCGGATCTCCTGGCGCGAGGCTGCGCACGAAGCCCGGGAAGCTGCTGTCCAGCAAGCCACCAAGACGACTGATCTGTTTCGCCGGAGATAACACCGCCAAGCTCAACCCATCGTTCAAGTAGACATTGCCGTCGCTGCCACAGGCCAAGCCCCAGGGGCCGACTAACCCTTTGGGCACTAAGACACGCTCGGCATTGCTACCGTCGGTGGCGACTTCGGCAACGCCGCCATCGACAAAGTGCGAGACGAACATGCGATTGTCCGGACTGAAGGCAAAGTTGTCGATGCCTGGGCGGACCTTGGCGATGACGGTCTTCGCGCCGCTGTGGATATCGATACGGACGATTTCGCCGTTGCCGGCTTGCGGGACGATCAATTCTCCGCGCGGATTGAACTTCACCGCCGGTGGCGATTTGAGTCCGTCCACGACTTTCTCTTTCACCCCGGTGTCGATATCTACGCGCCACACTTCGCCGTTCGGCACCAGGGGAAAGTAGAGCTTGCCGTCCGGTCCGACCATGAGCGCGTTCGGCCCACGCAAGCCCTCGGCAATGAGTCGCGGTGCGCGTCCGTCATGAGGATACAGCTCGAAAATCCGTCCGCCGCCACGAAACTCGTCGATGAACACTCGGTCCTGGTGGACGGTCAGACCGTTGGCGCTGGGCAAATTATCCGCCACGATGCGGACCTTCCCGTCCGGCGTGCGAGCACAGACACGGGCGCTCATCACCTCAGTGACGTACATAGTGCCATGAGAATCGAAGCCGACGTCATCCGGGGCGATGATCGGTCCGCCCAGTGGAGAAACGATTTCCAGCGCGCCGGTTTGCACATCGACTGCGGTGATTTGGCTGCCGAACGCTTGCGTGACGTACAGCCGACTATCCGGGCCGACGATCATGCCATTCGCGCCATAGAGTCCGCTTGCCGGCAACATCCGCGCGATATTCCAGCCCGAAGCCGCTTGTGGCTCCCTGGCGTTTGGTCCCAGCAACATCTGATATCTGTTCATGTTCCCTCCTTATTTCTCTGTTCGCTTGTTTTGATAATGATCCGCCAACACCCGGGCCACGCCGCACGTCAGGCGCATGCCGGTGCGGATGTCGAGAAACTCGTTCGGCCCATGCGCGTTGGAGCGTGGTCCCAGCACGCCGGTAATCAT from Deltaproteobacteria bacterium carries:
- a CDS encoding SMP-30/gluconolactonase/LRE family protein, which produces MNRYQMLLGPNAREPQAASGWNIARMLPASGLYGANGMIVGPDSRLYVTQAFGSQITAVDVQTGALEIVSPLGGPIIAPDDVGFDSHGTMYVTEVMSARVCARTPDGKVRIVADNLPSANGLTVHQDRVFIDEFRGGGRIFELYPHDGRAPRLIAEGLRGPNALMVGPDGKLYFPLVPNGEVWRVDIDTGVKEKVVDGLKSPPAVKFNPRGELIVPQAGNGEIVRIDIHSGAKTVIAKVRPGIDNFAFSPDNRMFVSHFVDGGVAEVATDGSNAERVLVPKGLVGPWGLACGSDGNVYLNDGLSLAVLSPAKQISRLGGLLDSSFPGFVRSLAPGDPGELWLTTMAGDVAQYFPDGRPFHLLVRKLKNPYGVARLHDGAVAVAEAGTGKVLRIDAAGTTSTLAEGLAKPCEVVANNGAIFVSELGAGRVVKVENGATTTVIDGLSKPMGLAVREDILLVLDRGAKELRAVNLATGSVQTLASHLPVGDPDGCSRGPMDFSGGLAVGADGTIYIAADGEGSVLTLQPM